In Acidobacteriota bacterium, the DNA window ATCAGCGGCGGACTGGTGGCGCTGCAGACGGCTTCGCTGGTGACCGGCTTTCCGTTCGCGCTGGTGCTGTTGGGAATGTGCTACAGCATCTGGAAGGGCCTGCGCGCTGCCCGGTGAGAAACGCAGGCAAATGCTGCGAAGACGTCATGGGATGAAGGCCACCCGGGAGCGCGGGCGTCCCGCCCGCACACATCGTCCCGCAGCCTTGCCCATCTCCTCGACCCGGGTCGACCGGCAACGGCGTCAGGACTGTGTTCCGGCCGGGCCCATGCGGATTCGGCCGGCAGGGTGACCGGGCGCCACATCGAGGGGAAACTGAGCGCCAAGCAACGGGACAGCATGCGGGCGAGACGCCCGCGTTCCCGGGTGGCGCCAGGACTCTGCTTCGGCCGAGCCCATGCCGTTTCCACGCAGGGTGGCCGGGCGCCACATCGAGGGGAAACTGAGCGGCAAGCAACGGGACAGCATGCGGGCGAGACGCCCGCGTTCCCGGGTGGCGCCAGGACTCTGCTTCGGCCAAGCCCATGCCGTTTCCACGCAGGGTGGCCGGGTGCCCCATCGCAGGGAAACTGAGCGGGACGTAACGGGAGTGCATGCGGGCGGGACGCCCGCGCTCCCGGGTGGGGTGCACCCTCCACCCCCTCTTGCTCCTCGAGGGGACGCGCGCCGGCTTGCCGGGCCGCATCCCGGCCGATGCGGAAGGAACCGATCTCCAATCTTACACGCAGCCGGGGTATTCCCTCCCCTGCAGGAGCACATAGTTTGGCCGGGGCCGGGTGTCGTCGGTCCAGCGGGAGCGGGCCGACATGTAGTGAACGGCCAGGCCGCGCCGCGAGGTGGTGGAACGGTTGGGCGTGGAGCGATGCAGCAGCAGGCTGTGGTGAAATGAGCAACCACCCGCCGGCATGAGCAGGGGCGTTTCCCGGCCAAGGTCCAGGGCCTCGTCGGGCACCTGCTTGTCTCGCCGGTCTCGCACCACCCAGGGCTGGCTGTGATCCAGAACCCCCTGCCGGTGGCTTCCCGGAATCACATACATGGGTCCCTTCTCCAGGGTGACGTCGTCCAGCGCCGTCCAGCAGGTCACCAGGTCCATGGGCTCGATGGCGAAGTAGGCCGAGTCCTGGTGGTAGGGCTTCTCCACCCCTCCCGGCGGCTTCATGAAGCACTGGCTGTTGTAGAGCTTGATGTCGGGGCCGATCATGGACTCCACGATGGACAGAATCCGGGGATGGCCGGCATGAGCCAGAAAAACCGGATCGTTGTCGGCGGGGCGGTTCAGCTTGCGCACCGTTGCCAGCTCCACCCTCTCGGCGCCCGGCTCCAGCTCGATATCCTCCATCGGATATCCCGGAACGGCGCCGGAAATCAGATCCTCGGTCCGTTGCCTCACCCGCTGCACTTCTTCGGCTGTAAGCAGACCCTCCACCACCAGGTAGCCCTGCTCCCGATACTGCTCGGCGTAGCTTCCGTTTTCCTTGACCATGTCCTTGCCCTCGATTCCCGGTGATTTATCCCTTGCTGCCGTAGTCGATCTCCAAGCTCATCTGCGCCAGGACCAGGGGTACCGCCAGGCGCGGGTTGCGCTTTTTCAGAACCAGTTCCAACCGGTTGAATCCGCACTTGAGGATGTCGGCCCGGAACGGCAGGTGGAGAAAGTCTCGACTGCCGAAGAGCGTGGGCTCCCGCCGAACCTCCTCCTTTTCTCTGGAAAGATCCACACCGTTCAACCGGAACTGCAGATCGTCGTCATCCATTTGCTGTTCCAGGCGCATGACCAGCTTGGCCTTGACCGACTTGCTCTCGGCCGCGGCCGCCGGCACGTCATCGCCAACGAAAAACCGGATCCGAGCGGGTCCTCCCACCTTTTCCTGCTGGATCTTCAGCGGAAGCTGGGCCTTGGGGTGGGATCGCCGCCACAGGGAGCCGACCTGCTCATCGATGAGGTAGCGCTTGTCCCGGTGCTTCAACAGGCCGGGGTCTCCGATCTCCACCAGTGACTTGCGCCAAAGCTCCCGGTCCCACAGGGGAGCGTACCAATTGAAGAGATAGATCCCGTCCACGCCCTGTTTCCAATAGTTCAAGGCCGTGGCCCGGGTCTGCTCCGCAGGATGATACAAGCCGATCTGTCCCAGCAGGGTGAGATCGCGACCTCCAACGAACTCCACGTATTCTCGCATGGACAAGTCGGATTCATGGCCCCGCGGGGTTCCCGCCGTCACCACGTCCAACAGGCCTTCCTCGATCCAGGTGGGGACGTCGAATCCCAGCTTGAAGGCAAGGTTGAAGGTGAAAGGGACCCTGGCGGCCAGTCGAAAGGGTTTGCCGCGACTCTCCGAGGCCCGGTCCACCAGGGCTCGCACCCTGCGAACCAGTTGGGTGATCAGGTGGCGGTTGCGATAGGCCTCCTCGGGCTTGAAGAAGGCCGGGTGCCGCAGGAAATCCAACTCGATGCCATCCAGATCGTAATCCTGGACGATTTCTTCGATGACCTTGAACTTGTTTTGCCGTACCTGCTCATAGGCGAAATCGAATCCGGTGGCAAAACTGGGATGGACAGCGTCTCCCAGCAGCAGTTCCGGGTGAGCCCTCTTGTACTGGCTGTAGAGATCGACGGCGTTCCAACCCTTGGGACTGTCGTGGGCATCGTTCATCCGCACGGTCGCAAAGAACTGGATACCGATCTCGCGGCAGCGATCGGCCATGGCCTGAAAGTAGTCCTCCCGCTCCTTGAGAACGCTCTCCAGGCCCTGTATGAACCGAAGGCCCGCGGCACTCTGGAACCGCTTCAGGTTCTCCCCGTACATCTCGGCAGTCCTGGTCCTGAAGTAGAAGACGTCGGCTTCACCAATGCTCCAGAACAGGGCATCCACCTGGGTCCCGATAAAGCGGTCCACCCCTTTCTCCAACAGCTCCCCGACTCCGGACACCCGTTGCAGGGTGTGGCCGTCGTCGTTGTAGACGATGCGGTAGTTGCAGTCAGGACGGTTTGCTCGGGATCGAGCAGCCCCCAGAACCGAGGGTCCGGCTGACAGGGCTACCGCCGAATGGGAAAGGAACTTCCTTCGATTCATTCACTCCTCCATGTCATTGAGCGCCGACTCGACCGGTCACAGCCGGGTCGTCGACGACAGCAGCTTCCGGATCGGGAGCAAACTCCAACCGGGGCGACGCCTCCGGAGTGCCCCTTCAGCACCGCTGCCTGAGGCTGTCGTCCTCGATGGGCCGCAGGGGTGTGAAATCCCGGTGGTTCTGGAACCAGGGCCGTTCGGTGCCGGTGCAGGCGTTGCTGACGGCATTGTAGATCAGGTACATGATGGCCCGCCGCCAGGGCGAGACGTTGTTGGCCGATCCGTGAACCACGATGCTGTGGCAGAAGCAGACCGATCCCGCCGGACCGATCAGGGCCTCGATTCCGTTCTCCTCCGCCAGCCGGCGAAAGGTGTCTTCACCGATGTGGTAGAGGGAATAGCCCTTGGCGTCCCGGTGGAGCTGGATCGAGTCCAGAAACCCGTCCCGATGGGAACCCGGCACCACCAGCAATGGAGAGTTTACCGGGGTGCACTCATCGATGAACACGGCCACCATCAGGCAGCGAGGTTCCGGCATGCCGTCCACCACGTGCCAGGCGCCGTAATCCTGGTGCCAGTCCCAGGAGGCCCCTCCCGCCATTCCCGGCTTGGGATTGATGCGGCTCTGGTGCAAGTAGACCTCTTCCTTCAGCAACTGCTGGGCCGGACCCAGCAACCGCGGCAACAGAGACAGCCGCCGAAAGGGTTCGGAGTAGAGGTGGGCGCCGAAGACCAGCCGGGCGGCCTGGGGGTTGTCCTTTTCGGGAACGACTTCCGGCCCCGGTCGCCTGAGAATGTCGGGCATCGCCTGCTGCAGCGCGGAAACCTCGTCGCCGTCCAGCAAGCCCGGAAAAAACACGTAGCCGCGGTCGTTGAACTTTTCGATCTGGCTCCGGGTCAGTTGCATGAATCCGTTTCGGAAGGCTTGGTTCCCACCCCTTGGGCTGAGTCGGCAAACCCTCCCCCTGAGGCGTCCATATCAGTCAGCAGGACGGGAGCTTGCCGGTCGATCGATTCCTGGACCGCCAGCGCCACTGCCAGGGTACGGGCCCCGTCGGCTCCGTCCACCAGCGGAGGTTCCTGCCCCCGAACCACCCGGCAAAAGTGCCGCAGTTGCAGGACCAGCGGGTCCGCCGGGGCCACCTCTTGGCGAGTCTGGCTCAAGGGGTGTTGCCAGCCGGCCCGGGATGGGTCTCCGTAGCGCCACAGCTCCATCCGGGGAAAGGCCAGGGCCCCCTCCGAGCCCAGAAAATGATAGCAGTTTTGGCCGGTATGAAAATAGTAGGGGTTCTCTCCGCTGGCGATTTCGTAGGACCAGGGCGAGGGTGTGGCGTCGGAGGCGATGATGGAGCCCAAAGCGCCATTGGCAAAGGAAAGCGTGATGCTCAGGGTGTCCTCGACCTCCAGCCCGCGGGCCATGGAGGACGATTGGGCGTACACCTGGCGAATCTCGCCGCAGATGTAGCGCAGAATGTCCAGCTCGTGAATGAGGTTGATCAGGATGGGCCCGCCCTGCGGACGCCGGCAACGCCAACCCACCTGGAAATATTCCGCCGGCTTCAGCAGGGTCCACATCATCGACGCCGCAATCAGCCTCCCCAGCGCCCCGCCTTGAACCTGGGAGCGCGCTTCCCGAATCAGCGGATTGTGACGCCGGTGGTGGCCCACCAGGACCCGGCAGCCGGCTGCAGCGGCTACGTCCACGATGCTCCGGGCGGCAGGCAGGGTGTCGGCAATGGGCTTCTCGATCAGCAGGTCGACGCGCTTCCCGGCGCAGACCTCGGCCACGGCCAGGTGGGTGCCGTTGGGCGTGGCCACAATGGCCCCCTCGGGTTGCTGCTCGTCCAGCAGATCGGAAAGGTCCCGGTAGAAGGGCACCTCGAGCCCCTCGGCCACCCCCCGGCGACCGACATCCGGATCGCAGATCCCGACCAGGGAGCACTCCGGCTGCCCGTGGACCAGCCGGGCGTGTTTGCTGCCGATCAGCCCGGCCCCCACCACCCCCAACTTCACTGGTTCCATGTTCAGTTGCTCAGCCTGGCCGGTGATTTCTGTTGCTGTCCCATAGCGGCGCGACCAGCCCGTTTCGGCTTCAGGCGGGATTCAGGAAGTCGTGGACCACCTCACCGTATCCCTCGGTGTAGTCCTGCTCCAGGTAGAAGGCGCCGTAGTACTCCCGCGGCGTGAAGTCGGCCAGGTTGTAAATAGGCGAGGGGTCGCACTGGACCACCCCGTCCCCGGCCCGGCAGATGTGCACGTCGACGTCGGAGGTCACATTGGCGCCGTCGATCAGCTGGAGCACGTCGGCGCCGCGACCGTCCACCCGGGGAATCGCCTTGAGCCGCCAGGAGGGAGTCAGGTTGGGCAATTCCTCTACCCGGGCCTCCCGGTGGAAGGTGGAACGGATGGCCAGCACCGAGGCCCCCGCCAGGCGGGTATCGGTGTAGGCCACCCGTTCATCCATGCCGCACTCGAACTCCGCAAACACCTTGGGAGTGCCGTAGATCTCGCGTCCCGCCGGGATGCTGGACCGGGAGTTCAGAAAGGCCACCGGGGCAAAATACCCGGTTTCTCCCCTGAAGGTGCACTTGACCGTCAGCACGCTCTCGTCGAAGGCCCCGTAGCTGGAAGCCCAGGGGATGGAGATGCCGATGGCCACGCAGTAGCCGTCCTCGGCCGGCTCCAGGCAAGAGGGGAGCACCCGGTCCACGGCGGCAGGGTCCGCCCGGAAGAAGACGAACTGAAAGCGCGCGTTGCGATAGCGCACCGGCGGAGGGGGATAGTAGGGAGAAAAGGCCGGCATGCTGGTGATTTGATCCATGGGAATGGTCATGGCTGGCTCCTGCGAAAGGAAGTCGCTTCTGGGCGTGATTGCAGCGGCTGGATCTTATCCCATCCCCCGGAACCGGCGCAAACCCGGGCGAGGCGGTGCTTCGGCCCCGTTGGCAGGAAAAAAAGAGTTATCCACGAAGTCACACTAAGGACCACGAAGACACACTAAGGGGTTGGAGAAGCCTCAATAGGGATCCGCCAAGGGTCGGAAAAGCCAGAGTGCGTAGGGGACGTTGCTGAATTACTGGAAAAACTTGGGAACCCGGCACGTAAATTCCAGTAATTCAGCAACGTCCCCTACGCTTCCTGTCCCCTACGCTTCGAATGCCAGGGGCAAAATGGAAGTCCTCGTCTATAGTGTATTTCCCTGGACAAGATGACGCCGCAGAGGTTTGCGGGGTCTGGGATAGCGAGGATAATTTCACCAGCGGATGAGATTCAAAGCGATCCTACAACGCAGATGTCCGCGATGTTTGCGTGGGCAGGTCTTCGCCTCGCT includes these proteins:
- a CDS encoding phytanoyl-CoA dioxygenase family protein, producing the protein MVKENGSYAEQYREQGYLVVEGLLTAEEVQRVRQRTEDLISGAVPGYPMEDIELEPGAERVELATVRKLNRPADNDPVFLAHAGHPRILSIVESMIGPDIKLYNSQCFMKPPGGVEKPYHQDSAYFAIEPMDLVTCWTALDDVTLEKGPMYVIPGSHRQGVLDHSQPWVVRDRRDKQVPDEALDLGRETPLLMPAGGCSFHHSLLLHRSTPNRSTTSRRGLAVHYMSARSRWTDDTRPRPNYVLLQGREYPGCV
- a CDS encoding phytanoyl-CoA dioxygenase family protein, giving the protein MQLTRSQIEKFNDRGYVFFPGLLDGDEVSALQQAMPDILRRPGPEVVPEKDNPQAARLVFGAHLYSEPFRRLSLLPRLLGPAQQLLKEEVYLHQSRINPKPGMAGGASWDWHQDYGAWHVVDGMPEPRCLMVAVFIDECTPVNSPLLVVPGSHRDGFLDSIQLHRDAKGYSLYHIGEDTFRRLAEENGIEALIGPAGSVCFCHSIVVHGSANNVSPWRRAIMYLIYNAVSNACTGTERPWFQNHRDFTPLRPIEDDSLRQRC
- a CDS encoding acetoacetate decarboxylase family protein; translated protein: MTIPMDQITSMPAFSPYYPPPPVRYRNARFQFVFFRADPAAVDRVLPSCLEPAEDGYCVAIGISIPWASSYGAFDESVLTVKCTFRGETGYFAPVAFLNSRSSIPAGREIYGTPKVFAEFECGMDERVAYTDTRLAGASVLAIRSTFHREARVEELPNLTPSWRLKAIPRVDGRGADVLQLIDGANVTSDVDVHICRAGDGVVQCDPSPIYNLADFTPREYYGAFYLEQDYTEGYGEVVHDFLNPA
- a CDS encoding Gfo/Idh/MocA family oxidoreductase codes for the protein MEPVKLGVVGAGLIGSKHARLVHGQPECSLVGICDPDVGRRGVAEGLEVPFYRDLSDLLDEQQPEGAIVATPNGTHLAVAEVCAGKRVDLLIEKPIADTLPAARSIVDVAAAAGCRVLVGHHRRHNPLIREARSQVQGGALGRLIAASMMWTLLKPAEYFQVGWRCRRPQGGPILINLIHELDILRYICGEIRQVYAQSSSMARGLEVEDTLSITLSFANGALGSIIASDATPSPWSYEIASGENPYYFHTGQNCYHFLGSEGALAFPRMELWRYGDPSRAGWQHPLSQTRQEVAPADPLVLQLRHFCRVVRGQEPPLVDGADGARTLAVALAVQESIDRQAPVLLTDMDASGGGFADSAQGVGTKPSETDSCN